The Humulus lupulus chromosome 7, drHumLupu1.1, whole genome shotgun sequence region attcaaatagtcatataacatgctttaaatcataatcatgcatcttaatcattaaagtcacacataattctcattatgctatccagacacactaatcaaggcccttaagcctcattagcgaattcgggtcgttacacgtGTTGCCCCTAATATTGTTAAAATAACCTAACCCCTCCCAGCCGCGCCTCTTCTCCTTCACTCATTTCTCTCTGAAATTTTTCAGCCGCCCCTCTTCCCTCCCTTTCCATACCCTCTCCAACCCCATCAGCCGAACCACCATCAGCCGCCCCATCATCATCCTTGTCTGCCAACCCCAGGCCGAACCACCATCATCTTTCTCCCAACCTCAGGCCGAACCACCATCAGCGAAAACCTCCAAGACCCAAGACCTCTCCGACCTCTCCGAACCAACCCCAAGACCTAGGCCGAACCACCATCATGTGAACCTCCGACCTGTCCGACCCAACCCCAAGACCCAGACCGAACCTCCGACCTCGCTCCCTCGTGGCTCGGACTCCCACTCCAGACGGTCGGCTGCAACACAGGTAACCTCTCGgcttttatatattatatatgtaatatatatatgtataatatataaatatgtataacccatattctatatatatgtgtgtatttctatatatatgtataatatataaataaaactaacccattctataaatatatagaacCTCTGTTTGATTGTAGAAGAACCTCTGTTTGATTGTAGAAGAAAGCAAGAGAAGGAAGTGTTTTGAGGGTTCGGTGCAAGAATAGCCTATACAAAAATAACGTAAGTCCGAACCTACTTTGGGTTaatttttctcttagattctgaGTTCTAAATTCATGTCAAATGGTCTTGTTATGTTCATAGTGTTTTGTACTAAGTTTGGAAGAAGAAAGAACACACCAAGAACCGTCCAAAGTAAGAGGTATATATTCATAGATTTCCTTCGTAGTTTAcggttctgttttttttttttttttcattttcgtTGCTTAGACTTGGCTAAAATTCTGTGCTGTTTGGTGCAATTTAAATCACTATGTTGAGACTAGGAAAACACTAAGACACGAATACTTTGAGAAACACTACAATGGACCGGAGGATTGGGATAAGGTTCTAAACAACCCAACCAATGATGTTAACAAGGAGGAGTGGAAGCAGATCtgtcagttatttacaagtcCACAATTTATTGCGCGCTCCGTAAAGAATAAGGAAAATCGGAAGAAAGAAGAGTATTCTACAACGCAGGGTACAAAATCGCTGGCAGCCATCCGTTTTGAAAAAGTaagtaaaagataaaatattatcaaaattatgttcttttaaattatatgttctctaacatttgggttatattttttagacGAACCCGGACCTTATAGAGTCATGGAAGGATTATCATTGGAAGAAAGCAACAAATGATTTCGTGAACGATGATGCTCGCCAAGATTATGTcagtttgaattatattttttaatataaatagaGTTATATGTAATGTTAGTGTCTAACATTTTTTGAAAACAGGAAAAACTGAAggctgattttgagttacaaactcagcaaacatccactgatgcttctaataatgatagTCCGTCATCAGTTGATCAGGTGGAGGTGCTACAAAAAGTATTAGGCCAAAGGCGTGGACATGAGCGAGGAGTGACCCGCAAATTGaaggggtcggggtcggggtcggggtcgaggtcggggtcggggtcatcatctacccaacactctcacttcagcgagtctcaagttcctcctcatcattcaagagaatatatagaaaaattggaGAATAATCTACAGAAATTGACTGATCAAGTTAATTTCTTATCTCAATTTTTTGTACCTTCATTTCGTCCACCAAACGTTCAGATGCCGCCTGTGCCTGATAGTGACAATATTTCTAGGGCTTCGTCTTCTCAACCTCAGCTCCAACTCATCCTTCCATGTACGGGGCAGCGCCGTCTCAACATATGGTACCTCCATATATGTATGGAGCAACACCTTATCCGTGGCCGATTCCAGTGTCCTCCCAGCCGtcgtatccctacatgtatggagctggatcgtccacattacctccccaatatccttGGCCGATGCTGCCACCGCAGCAATCACAACCACAGCCACCGCAACAACCACAACAAGAAGACAATAGGGAGGAGGACGAGGCAGCTGATTTAGGAGActaggtttattttattattaattattgttaaattttatgaacaatatgactatttgttatgttaatgtattatgaatatgtacaattgttattttaataaactaatttgaatatttaatataatatttttatttttaatatatttgttttcaattatttaaaatttaaataataatttcgataaataaataattaaaattgtatttaaatagttaattttattattttttttataaataaaatagtttTAGGGGAGACACTGTCGCCCCTGATAATATGCCACGTGTAAACATTTGGGGCGACATAGcatagtattaggggcgacacgtcgcccctaataattatGTATTATGGGCGACTAATGGAGTATCAGGGGCGACATGTcgacaaaaataattcaaaattttcaaaattttgaggCGACATTTCAAGTTTTAGGGGCGACTGTGTCGTCTCTGATATTTGAATATCAGGGGCGACCCTTCGAGTCGTCCCTAATGTTCCCTTTAGGGACATTTTTTCACGGGCGACTCATCAGGTCATGTCGCCCCTAAAactcatttttgttgtagtgtttctAATCGTCATTCctggaagcagccatagtgacgtggtgTGTtatagaaattattatttttttcatcaCTTCTTCTTATATAATTTTATCTCACATCATTTTCTCTTTCGTCATTTATTct contains the following coding sequences:
- the LOC133789703 gene encoding uncharacterized protein LOC133789703; this translates as MSNGLVMFIVFCTKFGRRKNTPRTVQSKRKTLRHEYFEKHYNGPEDWDKVLNNPTNDVNKEEWKQICQLFTSPQFIARSVKNKENRKKEEYSTTQGTKSLAAIRFEKTNPDLIESWKDYHWKKATNDFVNDDARQDYEKLKADFELQTQQTSTDASNNDSPSSVDQVEVLQKVLGQRRGHERGVTRKLKGSGSGSGSRSGSGSSSTQHSHFSESQVPPHHSREYIEKLENNLQKLTDQVNFLSQFFVPSFRPPNVQMPPVPDSDNISRASSSQPQLQLILPCTGQRRLNIWYLHICMEQHLIRGRFQCPPSRRIPTCMELDRPHYLPNILGRCCHRSNHNHSHRNNHNKKTIGRRTRQLI